One Legionella hackeliae DNA segment encodes these proteins:
- a CDS encoding type IV secretion IcmS family protein — MEADIKKSMALIAGSMNAKFYLNDRFVSFEEVFSETGLLPAIARRADQLCSLCLGYGLGVTFDEAENALLGIRVVFDEVTPNALRLLCMTDVLNELIQGGPSRDYTPLDELMYD, encoded by the coding sequence ATGGAAGCAGATATAAAAAAAAGTATGGCATTAATTGCCGGAAGCATGAACGCCAAATTTTATCTTAATGATCGTTTTGTAAGTTTTGAGGAAGTTTTCTCTGAAACTGGGTTACTCCCGGCCATCGCACGAAGGGCAGATCAATTGTGTTCTCTTTGTTTAGGATATGGCTTAGGCGTTACGTTTGATGAAGCAGAGAATGCATTGCTGGGCATACGGGTTGTTTTTGACGAAGTGACTCCGAATGCGCTACGTTTGCTTTGCATGACTGATGTTTTGAATGAGTTAATTCAGGGAGGTCCAAGCAGAGATTACACTCCCTTAGATGAATTAATGTATGATTAA
- the ubiK gene encoding ubiquinone biosynthesis accessory factor UbiK: MFDSKNLDDLSKKLFATLPTSLQNFEKDIQQKFKDVLQATFARLDLVTREEFDIQTKVLARTREKLDDLQQQIETLIASDKKIEQ, translated from the coding sequence ATGTTTGACTCAAAAAATCTTGATGATTTATCAAAAAAACTTTTTGCCACCTTACCCACAAGTCTACAAAACTTTGAAAAAGATATTCAACAAAAATTCAAAGATGTCTTGCAAGCGACTTTTGCACGCCTGGATTTAGTAACAAGAGAAGAATTTGATATTCAAACCAAAGTGCTAGCAAGAACGCGAGAAAAGCTTGATGATTTACAACAACAAATTGAAACGTTAATCGCTAGTGACAAAAAGATTGAACAATAA
- the icmN gene encoding type IVB secretion system protein IcmN/DotK, translated as MRRLHVGLRKFTTWHATLLASLLLFGCHRGGVMVMEGPKLPRKVEGTSDKEVIRMQKNLAKCGVKVITIGSDYLISIPSAALFADQSPRLTWQSYGLLNNVAGFLKQFRKVAITVTSFSSKYVSAKREHALTLARSRAVADYLWSQGVDSRLLFTVGEGSDKPIMAYTQGGDKSPNSRIEITFRDAII; from the coding sequence GTGAGACGATTGCATGTTGGTTTAAGAAAATTTACAACATGGCATGCCACTTTGCTTGCGTCTCTATTATTATTTGGTTGCCATAGAGGCGGTGTTATGGTTATGGAAGGACCAAAATTACCAAGGAAAGTAGAAGGCACTTCTGATAAAGAAGTGATACGCATGCAAAAAAATCTTGCTAAATGTGGTGTTAAAGTTATAACAATCGGCTCTGATTATTTAATTAGTATTCCTTCGGCAGCTTTATTTGCGGATCAATCTCCGCGACTGACTTGGCAGTCCTACGGTTTACTGAATAATGTGGCAGGCTTTTTAAAACAGTTTCGCAAGGTAGCGATTACGGTTACCAGTTTTAGCAGTAAATATGTTTCTGCTAAACGTGAACATGCCTTAACTTTGGCAAGATCAAGAGCAGTGGCTGATTATTTATGGTCTCAAGGAGTTGATAGCCGGTTACTATTTACAGTGGGAGAGGGGAGTGATAAACCTATTATGGCTTACACTCAAGGTGGTGATAAATCACCCAATTCACGCATTGAAATTACTTTCCGAGATGCAATTATTTAG
- a CDS encoding YifB family Mg chelatase-like AAA ATPase has product MNLAFSKTRSTVGIIAQPVSVEVHLSNGLPGFTIVGLAETAIKESKDRVRSAIINSQFEFPCRKITVNLAPANLPKSGSGFDLPIALGILAASGQLPVEKLASYEFIGELALSGQLRGISAIIPAVLAVRRDNQRLIIATANAEEASLAGYSDVLSATSLREVCSFLCQDTPLKSLPNRPETSNAHSKIDWSDVKGQVHAKRAMEIAACGGHSILLSGPPGSGKTMLAKRFSTLLPELTETQALECAAINSVRGRFPDFNDWRSPPFRSPHHTASQVALVGGGNPPKPGEISLAHHGVLFLDELPEFHKQVLETLREPLETGNIWISRAATQIEFPAQFQLLAAMNPCPCGQWGNPQANCLCSPDRITRYLAKLSAPLLDRIDMQITVQALTQEELIKPNSTTPNESSRIRQIVIQVRSLQLQRQQCMNAQLSARDCEDICQLGHSEQNFLSEAMNRLKLSARAYHRLLKVARTIADMKACNKVDLIALQQALSFRQMLHLPK; this is encoded by the coding sequence ATGAATCTCGCTTTCAGCAAAACGCGTAGTACCGTGGGTATTATCGCGCAACCCGTTTCTGTCGAAGTCCATTTATCAAATGGCTTACCCGGCTTCACCATCGTTGGACTTGCCGAAACAGCCATTAAAGAAAGTAAAGACAGAGTGCGCAGCGCGATCATCAATAGTCAATTTGAATTTCCATGTCGCAAAATCACCGTTAATCTGGCTCCAGCAAATTTACCTAAATCAGGAAGTGGTTTTGATTTACCTATTGCCTTAGGCATTCTTGCTGCCTCAGGTCAACTGCCAGTAGAAAAACTAGCATCTTATGAATTCATCGGTGAATTGGCTTTAAGTGGTCAACTACGTGGTATATCAGCAATTATTCCAGCCGTCCTGGCTGTCCGGCGAGATAATCAACGATTAATTATTGCGACAGCCAACGCAGAAGAAGCGTCATTGGCAGGGTATAGTGACGTTCTGAGTGCAACAAGTTTACGCGAAGTCTGCAGCTTTTTGTGCCAAGATACACCACTTAAGTCTCTTCCCAATCGACCAGAAACAAGTAATGCGCATTCTAAAATTGACTGGTCTGATGTTAAAGGTCAAGTCCATGCGAAACGAGCAATGGAAATTGCTGCTTGTGGCGGCCACAGTATTTTATTAAGCGGCCCTCCTGGTAGTGGTAAAACCATGCTTGCGAAACGATTCAGTACTCTTTTACCCGAACTTACTGAAACACAAGCACTCGAGTGTGCCGCAATAAACTCTGTGCGAGGACGCTTTCCTGATTTTAATGACTGGCGCTCTCCTCCTTTTCGCTCGCCCCATCATACAGCGTCTCAAGTTGCGTTGGTGGGTGGTGGTAATCCGCCTAAACCGGGAGAAATTTCATTAGCCCATCATGGTGTTTTATTTCTTGATGAACTACCTGAATTTCATAAACAAGTTTTAGAGACATTGCGTGAACCCTTAGAAACCGGCAATATCTGGATTTCTCGTGCAGCTACTCAAATTGAATTTCCAGCACAGTTCCAACTGCTTGCCGCAATGAACCCTTGTCCTTGTGGACAATGGGGAAATCCTCAGGCAAATTGTTTATGCAGCCCAGATCGCATTACTCGCTATCTGGCAAAGTTATCAGCTCCGCTACTTGACCGAATTGACATGCAAATAACCGTGCAAGCCCTAACTCAAGAAGAATTGATTAAACCTAATTCAACAACGCCCAACGAAAGTAGCCGTATCAGACAAATAGTAATACAAGTAAGATCCCTGCAATTACAACGGCAACAGTGTATGAACGCTCAACTGAGCGCTAGAGATTGTGAAGACATTTGTCAATTAGGACATAGTGAGCAGAATTTTTTGAGTGAAGCGATGAACCGCCTTAAATTATCAGCACGCGCCTATCATCGACTTCTAAAAGTAGCAAGAACAATTGCTGACATGAAGGCGTGCAATAAGGTAGACTTAATCGCATTGCAGCAAGCGCTGTCCTTTAGACAAATGTTGCACTTGCCTAAATAA
- a CDS encoding aminotransferase class IV, giving the protein MSTLIFINKNGQNAPFPTDDRLFLGEGLFETLRVVHGKPCYAKLHWQRLQYAAASLGIPFDISFELWLKTLLQCIQMTSIQNGGIKVTLGGGSAPRGLTKKASQSRLIFDAFSYIKTSQALKLISASWVRASNNPIYQLKSISYLEAIIARRQAEDVGADDVLFFNEKHHATETSIANVFIIKNNELFTPSLNSGILAGIIRQRLIALSRANAIACFEHELEKKMLVDADAMFVCNALQGIRPVSTLDAIPFSINHPLMNLLQDLLARDSYL; this is encoded by the coding sequence ATGTCTACGCTCATTTTTATAAACAAAAATGGGCAAAACGCCCCATTTCCTACGGATGATCGACTATTTTTGGGCGAGGGACTTTTCGAAACACTACGCGTGGTCCACGGGAAACCATGCTATGCAAAACTTCATTGGCAACGCCTTCAATATGCAGCGGCATCGCTTGGTATCCCTTTCGATATTTCTTTTGAACTGTGGCTAAAAACATTGCTACAGTGCATTCAAATGACTTCAATTCAAAATGGCGGTATCAAAGTTACGCTTGGTGGGGGAAGTGCCCCCAGAGGACTAACAAAAAAGGCGTCTCAGTCACGTTTAATTTTTGATGCATTCAGTTACATCAAAACTTCCCAAGCACTCAAGCTGATTAGCGCATCCTGGGTACGAGCTAGTAATAACCCCATTTATCAGCTGAAATCCATCAGCTACCTTGAGGCGATTATTGCTCGGCGTCAGGCTGAGGATGTAGGTGCAGATGATGTGTTGTTTTTTAATGAAAAACATCACGCTACAGAAACCTCCATTGCTAATGTTTTTATCATTAAAAATAATGAATTATTTACTCCGAGCTTAAATAGTGGGATTTTGGCAGGAATTATCCGCCAACGCTTGATAGCATTAAGTAGAGCAAATGCTATCGCTTGTTTTGAGCACGAGCTTGAGAAAAAGATGCTTGTAGATGCTGATGCAATGTTTGTATGCAATGCTTTGCAAGGAATACGTCCAGTCTCAACCTTGGATGCTATTCCGTTTTCAATCAATCATCCCTTGATGAACTTGCTACAAGATCTGTTGGCGAGAGACAGTTATCTCTAA
- a CDS encoding P-II family nitrogen regulator, which translates to MKMLTAIIKPFKLDDVHEALMEIGVPGITISETRGFGRQKGHTELYRGAEYVVDFLPKIKIELALPDEMVEPAIDAICKAAYTGKIGDGKIFVYELQQVVRIRTGEVGNDAL; encoded by the coding sequence ATGAAAATGCTTACCGCAATTATCAAACCGTTTAAACTTGATGATGTGCATGAAGCCTTAATGGAAATTGGTGTGCCAGGTATAACCATTTCTGAAACAAGAGGCTTTGGTCGACAGAAAGGACATACTGAACTTTATAGAGGTGCAGAGTATGTCGTTGATTTCTTGCCAAAGATTAAAATCGAATTAGCACTACCAGATGAGATGGTTGAGCCGGCCATTGATGCTATCTGCAAAGCAGCCTATACAGGTAAAATTGGTGATGGAAAAATTTTCGTTTATGAGTTGCAGCAAGTTGTACGTATTCGTACAGGCGAAGTAGGCAATGATGCACTCTAG
- the icmP gene encoding type IVB secretion system coupling complex protein DotM/IcmP: MAQQPQQQGGGDNSMAPVWVMVLVFFSLFFVWKLGHQHIVAFVFYLNILQAKLVSFFVSNAQLENDIYLMQTIDPATVGWEQFVDLTKSVGDYIRYPVVAMLVILAIFLYKSDITLKFRRAHNMKTLRAQEQHNWMAIMPVVKEDLASVDINKGPWSMALTPMEFARKYKLLKKDDALLDNPVPGQEMTAGVRKGDAKRVFTLQLGPYWDGFDRCPPQVWALAAVFMARMNRDRNSASAILESIDKSYSTGKIDFSVAKTILKKYQGAPNVQEILARHAYMLTVMASLLEAAREDGVVPSSEFLWLKPIDRRLWYMLNCVGRQTPFAEVAGAFAHWRAEKVMGRRSLVPMIDEAIKALEIAVKEVKLTPKELQELEP, encoded by the coding sequence ATGGCTCAACAACCACAGCAACAAGGCGGCGGCGACAATTCGATGGCACCAGTGTGGGTTATGGTACTGGTGTTTTTCTCTCTCTTTTTTGTTTGGAAATTAGGGCATCAACATATTGTTGCCTTCGTTTTCTACCTCAATATCTTGCAAGCAAAATTGGTTAGCTTTTTTGTGAGTAATGCTCAACTCGAGAATGATATTTACTTAATGCAAACCATTGATCCCGCCACAGTGGGTTGGGAACAATTTGTTGATTTAACAAAAAGTGTCGGTGATTATATTCGCTATCCCGTGGTAGCTATGCTTGTTATCTTGGCTATTTTTCTCTACAAATCTGATATCACGTTAAAATTCCGCAGAGCACATAATATGAAAACACTGCGGGCACAGGAGCAGCATAATTGGATGGCAATTATGCCAGTAGTTAAGGAAGACCTCGCCAGTGTCGATATTAATAAAGGGCCTTGGTCAATGGCTCTTACCCCCATGGAATTTGCCCGAAAATATAAGCTATTAAAAAAAGATGATGCGCTTTTGGATAATCCAGTTCCTGGGCAGGAAATGACTGCCGGAGTTCGTAAAGGAGACGCCAAGCGGGTATTTACACTACAATTGGGACCTTATTGGGATGGCTTTGATCGTTGTCCTCCTCAAGTTTGGGCTTTGGCTGCAGTGTTCATGGCACGTATGAATAGAGACAGGAATTCTGCGAGTGCTATATTAGAATCGATAGATAAATCGTATTCTACCGGTAAAATTGATTTTTCTGTGGCAAAAACAATTTTAAAGAAATATCAGGGCGCTCCAAACGTTCAGGAGATTTTAGCAAGGCATGCCTATATGCTCACAGTGATGGCTTCCTTATTAGAAGCCGCTCGAGAGGATGGAGTAGTACCAAGTTCGGAATTTTTGTGGCTAAAACCCATTGATCGTCGATTATGGTATATGCTTAATTGTGTAGGGCGACAAACACCTTTTGCAGAAGTGGCTGGAGCTTTTGCTCATTGGCGTGCTGAAAAAGTAATGGGGCGACGTTCGCTTGTACCAATGATTGATGAGGCTATTAAAGCGTTGGAAATTGCAGTGAAAGAAGTTAAATTAACACCAAAAGAGTTGCAGGAGTTAGAGCCATGA
- a CDS encoding TVP38/TMEM64 family protein — translation MRVFCTVLALMAFIASAYFFQQNAPIILHSIKNLGWLAPVLFLLIYCIATVLLLPTMVLTLAGGALFGPLFGTLLNLLAATLGAACAFYISRYWAIDWLAKKRSPRIHKLITGVEKSGWQFVALLRLVPIIPFSLVNYGLGLTQIKFSHYVITTFIFLMPAEIVYTYCGYAGMGVLTQQAPFYKNSSVFLLVILGLLFISIKAVRYYQRYRQRVRDNCLSPTDLVASSSRDD, via the coding sequence ATGAGAGTATTCTGCACAGTATTGGCATTAATGGCGTTTATTGCGAGTGCCTATTTTTTCCAGCAGAATGCGCCAATTATCCTTCATAGCATCAAAAACTTAGGTTGGCTTGCCCCTGTTTTGTTTTTGTTGATCTATTGTATTGCTACAGTATTACTGCTGCCGACAATGGTACTCACCCTTGCTGGTGGGGCATTGTTTGGCCCTCTGTTTGGTACTCTGCTTAATCTTCTGGCCGCCACATTAGGAGCTGCTTGTGCTTTCTATATAAGTAGGTATTGGGCTATCGACTGGCTTGCTAAAAAAAGAAGTCCTCGTATTCATAAATTGATTACAGGAGTAGAAAAGAGTGGTTGGCAGTTTGTTGCGTTACTTCGTTTAGTTCCTATCATACCTTTTAGCCTTGTTAACTATGGTTTAGGGCTTACGCAAATTAAATTCAGTCATTATGTAATCACTACTTTTATTTTTCTAATGCCGGCTGAAATTGTTTACACTTACTGCGGCTATGCTGGCATGGGCGTCTTAACTCAACAGGCCCCCTTTTACAAAAACTCCAGTGTCTTTTTGTTAGTTATTTTAGGACTATTATTTATTTCGATAAAAGCTGTCAGATACTATCAACGTTACAGACAACGTGTTAGAGATAACTGTCTCTCGCCAACAGATCTTGTAGCAAGTTCATCAAGGGATGATTGA
- a CDS encoding TraM recognition domain-containing protein — translation MMRGIDSRHEIDPTQLLRDTRTLGQRIGDFFSDPTNVSIVLVCLGAVAYYISQVSSLMLLIGVGFFLFAFSRKQILPFRLPKIARVKDYNDLKPGIGTPNIARGIAFFGNDRKTKEELWFANDDLRTHALIFGSTGSGKTETLVSLAYNALVQASGFIYVDGKGDNSLYAKVFSMVRSMGREDDLLLINFMTGARDIVGPQERRLSNTLNPFCQGSSSMLTQLVVSLMGSSGQSSDGDMWKGRAISFVEALMKLLVYMRDEGALLLDANTIRNYFDLGRIESIVLDKVFPRDEQESISIESVPKLITDPIRNYLFNLPGYNKEKKGKQVSQVLEQHGFITMQLVRVFSSLADTYGHIIRTNLAEVDFKDVVLNRRILVVLLPALEKSPDELSNLGKVIVSSLKAMMAAGLGDQVEGDYRDVIERKPTNSPTPYMCILDEYGYYAVQGFAVVPAQARSLGFSAIFAGQDLPAFQKASKEEAASIGANTNIKICMKLEDPTETWDFFTKTAGEAYVTKVDSFQTKETSMANSYLDTKSSSFEKRARIDLLDLKEQTEGEAHIFFKSKIVRARMFYANPKPVKQLKLNQFLKVEPPPDEYLMKLQKQLSGFQKILESGDLSINKVVETEEITLITKALHESNVSEPIERGVAALLAFHGHNEPAPIEEIVEEEEDGILTIFSKLRRQANALPLLAKDIEQFSQPLLAINETRNYLSVIERISGAKDKYAGTVANELIKDFQMATNYPPQERDEISASDLSQLVNMLSDKIVSEREKANAKASEEI, via the coding sequence ATGATGCGAGGTATTGATTCACGTCATGAAATAGACCCAACTCAGCTATTGCGTGATACCCGCACTCTTGGACAGCGAATTGGTGATTTTTTCTCAGATCCCACGAATGTATCAATTGTCCTGGTGTGCTTAGGTGCGGTTGCTTATTATATCTCGCAAGTTTCTAGTCTGATGCTTCTTATTGGAGTTGGCTTTTTCTTATTTGCCTTTTCTCGCAAGCAAATACTACCCTTTCGCTTACCTAAAATTGCAAGAGTAAAAGATTACAATGATTTGAAACCGGGTATTGGCACTCCAAATATTGCAAGAGGTATTGCTTTTTTTGGCAATGATCGCAAGACCAAAGAAGAATTATGGTTTGCAAACGATGACCTAAGAACGCATGCCCTTATTTTTGGCTCTACCGGTAGTGGTAAAACCGAAACCTTGGTTTCCCTTGCCTATAACGCGTTGGTACAAGCAAGTGGCTTTATCTATGTGGATGGTAAAGGGGATAACTCACTCTATGCAAAGGTTTTCTCGATGGTTCGCAGCATGGGACGAGAAGATGATTTGCTACTAATTAACTTTATGACGGGTGCCCGGGATATTGTCGGACCTCAGGAGCGACGCCTCTCTAATACACTTAACCCGTTTTGCCAAGGTTCTTCAAGTATGTTAACTCAGCTTGTTGTTAGCTTAATGGGTTCTTCAGGTCAATCTTCTGATGGCGATATGTGGAAAGGTCGTGCTATCAGTTTCGTAGAAGCCTTAATGAAACTACTCGTATACATGCGGGATGAAGGCGCATTACTGCTTGATGCCAATACGATTCGTAACTATTTTGACTTGGGACGAATAGAATCTATCGTTCTTGATAAAGTTTTCCCACGTGATGAGCAGGAGAGCATTAGTATTGAGTCTGTGCCTAAATTGATTACCGACCCAATACGAAACTATCTATTTAACTTGCCTGGTTACAATAAAGAGAAAAAAGGGAAACAGGTTTCACAGGTATTGGAACAACACGGTTTTATTACCATGCAGTTAGTTCGTGTGTTTTCTTCATTGGCAGATACCTATGGTCATATTATTAGAACTAACCTGGCAGAGGTAGATTTTAAAGACGTTGTTCTTAATCGACGCATTCTTGTTGTACTGCTTCCTGCTTTGGAGAAATCACCCGATGAATTATCTAACTTGGGTAAAGTCATTGTTTCTTCATTAAAGGCAATGATGGCAGCAGGTTTGGGTGACCAGGTGGAGGGTGATTACCGCGATGTGATTGAAAGAAAACCCACTAATTCGCCTACACCTTATATGTGTATTTTGGATGAGTATGGTTATTATGCCGTTCAAGGATTTGCTGTGGTACCAGCACAGGCTCGTTCACTTGGGTTCTCTGCAATTTTTGCTGGACAAGATTTACCTGCTTTCCAAAAAGCATCTAAAGAAGAGGCGGCGTCCATCGGAGCTAACACAAACATTAAAATTTGTATGAAGCTCGAAGATCCTACTGAAACCTGGGACTTTTTTACAAAAACAGCGGGTGAGGCCTATGTTACTAAAGTAGATTCTTTCCAAACAAAAGAAACAAGCATGGCGAACAGCTATCTTGATACAAAAAGTTCTTCTTTTGAAAAACGAGCCCGTATCGATTTGCTAGATTTGAAAGAGCAAACCGAGGGTGAAGCCCATATCTTCTTTAAATCAAAAATTGTTCGCGCACGTATGTTTTACGCCAATCCTAAGCCAGTAAAACAGTTGAAACTTAATCAGTTCTTAAAAGTTGAGCCGCCTCCTGACGAATATTTAATGAAGCTACAAAAACAGTTGTCTGGCTTTCAAAAAATACTTGAGAGCGGAGACTTAAGTATCAATAAAGTGGTTGAAACTGAAGAGATTACATTAATTACTAAAGCTTTACATGAATCTAATGTCAGCGAACCCATTGAACGTGGAGTAGCCGCATTACTCGCTTTTCATGGCCATAATGAACCTGCTCCAATTGAGGAAATTGTTGAAGAAGAGGAAGACGGAATACTAACAATCTTTAGCAAACTTCGCCGTCAAGCGAATGCCTTACCTCTTCTTGCTAAAGATATCGAACAGTTTTCACAACCTTTGTTGGCAATAAATGAAACAAGAAATTATCTTTCTGTTATTGAGCGTATTAGTGGTGCTAAAGATAAATATGCAGGTACCGTGGCGAATGAGTTAATTAAAGACTTCCAAATGGCTACAAACTATCCTCCTCAAGAGCGAGATGAAATTAGTGCTTCAGACTTGTCACAATTAGTGAACATGCTTTCTGACAAAATTGTTAGTGAACGTGAAAAAGCAAATGCCAAAGCTTCAGAAGAAATCTAA
- a CDS encoding PA3496 family putative envelope integrity protein, giving the protein MSDIFEDDDLEEVESFENPEEELIDIDAPKTPTLDARRRLENMLEEKRLRDELDDFVDY; this is encoded by the coding sequence ATGAGTGATATATTTGAAGATGACGATTTAGAGGAAGTTGAGTCTTTCGAAAATCCTGAAGAAGAACTAATTGATATCGACGCACCTAAAACCCCAACTTTGGATGCCCGTAGACGTTTGGAAAATATGCTTGAAGAAAAACGCCTGCGTGATGAACTTGATGATTTCGTTGATTATTAG
- a CDS encoding 5-formyltetrahydrofolate cyclo-ligase, whose amino-acid sequence MADRFKLALRRSCREIRESLSASYQEAASNQVCARIRTIERYRYAKRIALYKPVNGEISLKALWDSAPLQGKFCYYPALNNDKTLSFLPATPATSFVENQYGILEPDVDRKTAILPRELDIIFMPLVAFDEKGTRLGMGAGYYDRTFANEIYPLLIGVAYEFQRQIHIEAHSWDIPLAAIVTPRSIYWSKR is encoded by the coding sequence ATGGCCGATCGCTTTAAACTTGCCTTAAGACGCAGCTGTCGAGAAATTCGTGAAAGTTTATCCGCCTCCTACCAGGAAGCTGCCTCCAATCAGGTTTGCGCGCGTATTCGGACAATTGAACGCTATCGCTACGCAAAACGAATTGCTCTTTATAAACCTGTCAATGGGGAAATCAGTTTAAAAGCATTGTGGGACTCAGCCCCTCTACAAGGAAAATTCTGTTATTATCCGGCTCTAAACAATGATAAAACACTTTCTTTTTTACCAGCAACACCTGCCACTTCCTTTGTTGAGAACCAATACGGTATTCTTGAACCTGATGTTGACAGAAAAACGGCTATCTTACCGCGAGAATTAGATATTATTTTTATGCCTTTGGTCGCTTTCGATGAGAAAGGAACCCGCTTAGGTATGGGAGCGGGTTATTATGATCGCACATTTGCGAATGAAATATACCCTTTACTGATAGGTGTAGCCTATGAGTTTCAACGTCAAATCCATATTGAAGCGCATTCCTGGGACATTCCCTTAGCGGCAATAGTCACACCTCGTTCAATTTATTGGAGTAAACGATGA
- the icmT gene encoding IcmT/TraK family protein has protein sequence MAAGGFAETAHWRDSARSTRFFMVDARAAFPIFLFLMHIRIWTGVLVLVSAIFFGIIEHYGFTVPVFLRWLRQVLAGSVKSSQPWWRH, from the coding sequence ATGGCGGCTGGCGGTTTTGCTGAAACAGCCCATTGGCGTGACTCAGCACGAAGTACTCGTTTCTTCATGGTAGATGCAAGAGCGGCATTTCCAATTTTTCTCTTTTTAATGCATATCCGAATTTGGACTGGTGTTTTAGTGCTGGTATCTGCTATTTTTTTCGGAATTATTGAGCATTATGGGTTTACTGTTCCTGTATTCTTACGTTGGTTAAGACAAGTTTTGGCAGGCTCGGTTAAAAGTTCACAACCATGGTGGCGCCACTAA
- a CDS encoding EVE domain-containing protein has translation MTRYWLMKSEPDCFSIDDLSNAPNQTTHWDGVRNYQARNFMRNDMSIGDKVFFYHSNCNPPGIIGIAEVTSKAYPDHTALDPESEHPDPKSTPDNPRWYMVDIRFKEKFKQLIALDSLRQYPELEKMLLLRKGNRLSVLPVQKEEWNFIVENLKT, from the coding sequence ATGACTCGTTACTGGTTAATGAAATCAGAGCCTGATTGTTTTAGTATTGATGATTTAAGTAATGCCCCGAATCAAACTACACATTGGGATGGAGTGCGCAACTATCAAGCACGTAATTTTATGCGGAATGATATGTCTATCGGAGATAAAGTTTTTTTCTATCATTCAAATTGCAATCCGCCCGGCATTATAGGTATTGCCGAAGTGACTAGTAAAGCCTATCCCGATCATACTGCCCTTGATCCGGAAAGCGAACATCCAGATCCTAAGAGTACGCCGGATAATCCACGATGGTATATGGTTGACATCCGTTTTAAAGAAAAATTTAAGCAACTTATTGCTCTAGATAGTTTACGACAATACCCAGAACTTGAAAAAATGCTTCTACTTCGCAAAGGAAATCGGTTATCCGTTCTACCAGTACAGAAAGAAGAATGGAATTTTATTGTTGAAAATTTGAAAACTTGA
- the icmQ gene encoding Dot/Icm secretion system protein IcmQ, giving the protein MKDKLTSEQAQAILQALDDTIEKGPWEESNFLRVIGKNLREIRQNFANSIGNATEAPKSKVSGSAERSALSGQQEVFIGLYSTEGNNIQAWERILANLPRQMISRPIYINEQDVKNLIKSKENKINEAYVAAYINQSDILQVAPDKAPMDRFGRPLLALKDRSLSLDNVLRFVHLSGVYRYTKGRLVKNSSQE; this is encoded by the coding sequence ATGAAAGATAAATTAACATCAGAACAAGCTCAAGCTATTTTACAAGCATTAGATGACACAATTGAAAAAGGTCCTTGGGAGGAATCTAATTTTTTACGTGTAATCGGCAAAAATCTACGTGAAATACGCCAGAATTTTGCAAATAGCATTGGAAATGCTACCGAGGCACCTAAAAGTAAAGTCTCTGGTTCTGCAGAGCGCTCTGCTTTATCTGGTCAACAGGAAGTTTTTATTGGGCTCTACTCTACTGAAGGTAATAACATACAGGCTTGGGAGCGTATTCTTGCTAACTTGCCCCGTCAAATGATCTCAAGACCCATTTATATAAACGAGCAAGATGTTAAAAATCTAATTAAATCTAAAGAAAATAAAATTAATGAAGCTTATGTAGCAGCTTATATCAATCAAAGTGATATTCTGCAAGTAGCTCCTGACAAAGCTCCCATGGATCGATTCGGAAGACCATTACTAGCTCTAAAGGATCGCTCCCTAAGCCTGGATAATGTGCTGCGGTTTGTCCATTTATCCGGGGTTTATCGATATACAAAAGGGCGGTTAGTAAAAAATTCCTCTCAGGAATAG